In Janibacter cremeus, a genomic segment contains:
- a CDS encoding methylenetetrahydrofolate reductase: MQDQPHALTSAAFPAPARNPREVLLFGLTPPRIETTPERVAEIAERTLARVETLPIDALVIYDITDEADRNSQPRPFPFAEMLDPATYLSQGLTRWDKPAVVYRCVGKYDPEDLRSWLQSAPDNVMTVFVGSSSSDAEVRTSLPQAVEIHHQARPELPLGSVTIPERHIGRGDEHQRLLSKQRSGSQFFISQIVYDIGAAKNLASDYRYAALESGVDVAPLVFTLSMCGSAKTLAFLQWLGVEVPSWVRNEILHAQDPLDWSRQQAVGAARELADFCRYLGIPFGFNVESVSSRKVEIEAAVALTHEIAELLERD, from the coding sequence ATGCAGGATCAGCCCCACGCCCTGACCTCGGCGGCCTTCCCCGCGCCGGCCCGCAACCCGCGTGAGGTCCTGCTCTTCGGCCTGACACCCCCGCGGATCGAGACCACGCCCGAGCGCGTCGCCGAGATCGCCGAGCGCACCCTGGCCCGGGTCGAGACCCTGCCGATCGACGCGCTGGTCATCTACGACATCACCGACGAGGCCGACCGCAACTCCCAGCCGCGGCCCTTCCCATTCGCCGAGATGCTCGACCCGGCGACCTACCTGTCGCAGGGCCTGACCCGCTGGGACAAGCCCGCCGTCGTCTACCGCTGTGTCGGCAAGTACGACCCCGAGGACCTGCGCAGCTGGCTGCAGTCGGCGCCCGACAACGTGATGACGGTCTTCGTCGGCTCCTCCAGCAGCGACGCCGAGGTCCGCACGAGCCTGCCGCAGGCCGTGGAGATCCACCACCAGGCCCGCCCCGAGCTGCCGCTGGGCTCGGTGACGATCCCCGAGCGGCACATCGGGCGCGGCGACGAGCACCAGCGGCTGCTGAGCAAGCAGCGCTCCGGGTCGCAGTTCTTCATCAGCCAGATCGTCTATGACATCGGCGCTGCGAAGAACCTCGCCTCTGACTACCGCTACGCCGCGCTCGAGAGCGGGGTCGACGTCGCCCCGCTCGTCTTCACCCTGTCCATGTGCGGCTCGGCGAAGACGCTCGCCTTCCTCCAGTGGCTCGGCGTGGAGGTCCCGTCCTGGGTGCGCAACGAGATCCTGCACGCGCAGGACCCGCTCGACTGGTCCCGCCAGCAGGCGGTGGGCGCCGCCCGCGAGCTCGCCGACTTCTGCCGCTACCTGGGCATCCCCTTCGGCTTCAACGTCGAGTCCGTCTCCAGCCGCAAGGTCGAGATCGAGGCGGCCGTCGCACTCACCCACGAGATCGCGGAGCTTCTCGAGCGGGACTAG